GTGCGGCCCGCAGGCGTCCTTCGTCACGGGCACCTCGCTCGTCCTCGACGGCGGCTGGACGGCGCACTGACCGGTGGGGAAGGGGTGGTCCTCCGAGTGCCGCGGAACCGGTGGGTCGTCCGGTCGCTCACCCGGTCCGGAGTTTTCCACAGGCCTGACGGGGTGACCGTGCGATGAGCAATCCTGTGGGCATGTCCAGCGATCACACGCAGTCCGCCGAGCGTTCCGCCGGCAGTGCCGAGGCACCCTTCCTCGCCCTGCTGGCCAGGGGCGCGTCCGCCGACGCCTACGAGCAGCCGGTGCTGCTCGCCCGCGCCGAGGGCAGGCCCGCCGAGCGGATCACCGCGCTCGAGGAGGCCAGGGCGCTCGCCCTGCGCGTACGTGACGAGCTGGAGGGCCGGCGTCGGCGCGAGGCCGAGCTGTCCGCCCTGTTCGAGACCGCCCATGACCTGGCCGGGCTCAGGGACCTGGACGCGGTACTGCGGGCCATCGTGCAGCGCGCGAGGTCCCTGCTCGGCACGGACGTGGCGTACCTGAGCCTGCACGACCCGGCCCGGGGTGACACCTACATGCGGGTCACGGAGGGCTCGGTCGCCGCCCGCTTCCAGCAGCTGCGGCTCGGGATGGGCGAGGGGCTCGGGGGACTGGTCGCCCAGACGGCCCGCCCCTATGTCACCGACGACTACTTCAAGGACGACCGTTTCCAGCACACCCTCACCATCGACTCCGGCGTCCGGGACGAGGGCCTGGTCGCCATCCTCGGCGTGCCGCTGACGCTGGGGCACCACGTCATCGGGGTGCTGTTCGCGGCGGACCGGCGGGCCCGGGTCTTCGAGCGGGAGCAGATCGCGCTCCTCGGCTCGTTCGCCGCCCTCGCCGCGGCCGCCATCGACACCGCGAACCTCCTCACGGAGACCCGCTCGGCCCTGACCGAACTGGAGCGGGCCAACGAGATCATCCGGGACCGGAGCGGGGTCATCGAGCGCGCCTCCGACGTCCACGACCGGCTCGCCGAACTGGTGCTGCGCGGTGGCGGGGTGCACGACGTGGCGGCGGCCGTCTCCGAGATCCTCGACGGCACGGTCGAGTTCACCGAGATCGCACCCGCCGAGGCCCTGGAGACCTCCCGGGCCGAGGGCCACGCCGTACGGCACGAGGACGACTGGATCGCCGCCGTCGCCGCGGGCGGCGAACTCCTGGGCGCGCTCGTGCTGCGCGGCCACCCCGGACTCGACCCCGTCGACCAGCGCACGCTGGAGCGCGCCGCGATGGTCACCTCCCTGCTGCTGCTCGCCAGACGCTCCGCGTCGGAGGCCGAACAGCGGGTGCGTGGTGAGCTGCTGGACGACCTGCTCGACGCCCGCGACCGCGACCCGCGCCTGCTGCGGGAGCGGGCCGCCCGGCTGGAGGCCGACCTCGACGCCACCCA
Above is a window of Streptomyces griseorubiginosus DNA encoding:
- a CDS encoding helix-turn-helix domain-containing protein, with amino-acid sequence MSSDHTQSAERSAGSAEAPFLALLARGASADAYEQPVLLARAEGRPAERITALEEARALALRVRDELEGRRRREAELSALFETAHDLAGLRDLDAVLRAIVQRARSLLGTDVAYLSLHDPARGDTYMRVTEGSVAARFQQLRLGMGEGLGGLVAQTARPYVTDDYFKDDRFQHTLTIDSGVRDEGLVAILGVPLTLGHHVIGVLFAADRRARVFEREQIALLGSFAALAAAAIDTANLLTETRSALTELERANEIIRDRSGVIERASDVHDRLAELVLRGGGVHDVAAAVSEILDGTVEFTEIAPAEALETSRAEGHAVRHEDDWIAAVAAGGELLGALVLRGHPGLDPVDQRTLERAAMVTSLLLLARRSASEAEQRVRGELLDDLLDARDRDPRLLRERAARLEADLDATHVVLAARLDGPAADADQEAAARRRLWSAASHLAATRHGLAAARDGGTVLLLPLAAGDTATELARRTAGHLGTAVHEAVTVGASAPVRDLAVHPDAVAAAYAEGRRCLDALRLLGRSGDGAAAEDFGFLGLLLAGDRDIAGFVDRTIGRVVAYDDRRGTDLLRTLDAYFACGMSPARTKDELHVHVNTVAQRLERVGRLLGEDWQSPARALEIQLALRLHRLSASARH